Proteins encoded within one genomic window of Actinomycetes bacterium:
- a CDS encoding 16S rRNA (uracil(1498)-N(3))-methyltransferase gives MSYPYFFINPEFIDGQEAVLGGDDCRHLKKVLRASVGTRVGFSDNAGCRYLARVAAIRDKHMVLSVTSRYPVEKEIPRVLLFQCILKKNAMELLIQKACEIGAEAIVPVYSRRVVAGKGKLKTARWQKIARQACMQSKRNFLTEIRDPVDISGIKPGQFDFFLLPYEQEGSWLKFNIGPEIKKLACLIGPEGGFEEQEVDMLKKQGARVLNFGKNILRAETAALYMLSVIDYLAKNETE, from the coding sequence ATGAGTTACCCTTATTTTTTTATCAATCCTGAGTTTATTGACGGGCAGGAGGCTGTTTTGGGCGGTGATGACTGCAGGCACCTGAAAAAAGTTCTCAGGGCTTCGGTAGGAACCAGGGTTGGATTTTCCGATAATGCCGGCTGCCGCTACCTGGCCCGGGTGGCAGCCATCAGGGATAAACATATGGTGCTGTCTGTAACCTCTCGATATCCGGTAGAAAAAGAAATTCCCAGGGTTTTGCTGTTTCAGTGCATACTTAAAAAAAACGCCATGGAGCTTTTAATCCAGAAAGCATGTGAGATAGGGGCGGAGGCTATTGTTCCGGTCTACAGCAGGAGAGTGGTTGCGGGCAAGGGAAAACTTAAAACTGCCAGGTGGCAAAAAATTGCCCGGCAGGCCTGCATGCAAAGCAAAAGAAACTTCTTAACCGAAATCAGGGACCCTGTGGATATAAGCGGGATAAAACCCGGGCAGTTTGATTTTTTCCTGCTTCCCTATGAACAGGAGGGCTCCTGGTTAAAGTTTAACATTGGACCCGAAATCAAGAAACTGGCCTGTTTGATAGGACCTGAAGGCGGATTTGAAGAGCAGGAAGTGGATATGTTAAAAAAACAGGGAGCCAGGGTGCTTAATTTCGGCAAGAATATCCTGAGGGCGGA
- the dnaJ gene encoding molecular chaperone DnaJ, translating into MAQKRDYYEVLGVSKQCSKEELKKAYRKLAHKYHPDVNNGDGNSEEKFKEISEAYAVLSDDKKRMQYDRYGFSNNLFNEADFGSVFEEFNFGDIFDVFFGSGFGQGFSSQGRRRQNRGSNVEARASISFKEAAFGAKKEVEFLVDDLCGECGGRGSQSEDGIKTCSACGGSGQVRTQRQTFLGSMVTNSVCKNCNGSGKVVTEPCSQCRGSGYYQKKKKLKVDIPAGIHNGDRLKVSGRGNSAGSGSINGDLFVTVKVKPHQHLKRDGDNVVSHVDISFAQAALGCKLNIETLDGEEEIVIKPGTQPETKKVLKARGFVPLNGYRRADHIVNIKVGIPTRLSASEAELLAKYAEGRGEEVGDGSDFFSNLRKAFKR; encoded by the coding sequence TTGGCACAGAAGAGAGATTATTATGAGGTGCTTGGTGTTTCCAAGCAGTGCAGCAAGGAAGAGCTTAAAAAAGCATACCGCAAGCTGGCCCATAAATACCATCCGGATGTAAATAATGGTGATGGTAATTCTGAGGAGAAATTTAAGGAGATATCAGAGGCCTATGCAGTATTGAGCGATGATAAAAAGAGGATGCAGTATGACCGTTACGGGTTTAGCAACAACCTGTTTAACGAAGCTGATTTTGGAAGTGTTTTTGAAGAGTTCAATTTTGGAGATATATTTGATGTATTTTTTGGCTCGGGTTTCGGCCAGGGCTTTTCGTCACAGGGCAGGCGAAGGCAAAACCGGGGTTCTAATGTAGAAGCAAGGGCCAGCATAAGCTTTAAGGAAGCTGCCTTCGGAGCAAAAAAAGAGGTTGAGTTTTTAGTAGACGACCTCTGCGGGGAATGCGGAGGCAGGGGAAGCCAGAGTGAAGACGGAATAAAGACCTGCTCGGCCTGCGGGGGAAGTGGACAGGTACGGACCCAGAGGCAGACTTTTCTGGGCAGCATGGTTACCAATTCTGTTTGCAAGAACTGTAATGGCAGCGGAAAAGTAGTAACTGAGCCCTGTTCCCAATGTAGGGGAAGCGGTTATTACCAGAAAAAGAAGAAATTAAAGGTGGACATACCTGCCGGCATCCATAACGGTGACCGGCTGAAGGTATCCGGTAGAGGAAACTCGGCTGGATCTGGTTCCATTAACGGGGATCTTTTTGTAACAGTTAAGGTGAAGCCGCACCAGCACCTTAAGCGTGATGGGGACAATGTAGTTTCCCATGTAGACATATCCTTTGCCCAGGCAGCACTGGGCTGCAAGCTGAATATAGAAACCCTGGACGGGGAAGAAGAAATAGTTATAAAGCCGGGCACACAGCCGGAAACAAAAAAGGTGCTCAAGGCCAGAGGCTTTGTGCCCTTAAATGGTTACCGGAGGGCAGACCACATAGTTAATATAAAGGTAGGCATACCCACCAGGCTTTCTGCCAGTGAAGCGGAGCTTTTGGCAAAATATGCTGAAGGCAGGGGAGAAGAAGTTGGGGACGGAAGTGATTTCTTTTCCAATCTGCGCAAGGCATTTAAAAGATAG